In the Pithys albifrons albifrons isolate INPA30051 chromosome 3, PitAlb_v1, whole genome shotgun sequence genome, one interval contains:
- the CHADL gene encoding chondroadherin-like protein: MRLSWGFLWLAAALGGAAAARCPARCVCDNFRAHVLCLNGSLVAIPDTIPELTKKLDLRGNSFTVIPSRAFLATPYLTHLDLQHCKVERLEEGAFRGLGRLVYLNLASNSIALLYQESLDGLSSLQQLILEGNRIEEIQPGAFGHLGSLTVLDLRANALVYLPDMVFQGLQVLRWLRLSHNALHVLGNEAFAALPALRRLSLDHNELQALPGEALARLDGATRLDLGHNPITYVAEEALAMASLRHLFLDHASLQDVAPDAFARSPQLRMLDLRENQLQGLPPLAGAGGLARVSLDGNPLLCSCLLRPFHNWLARARVQAEGACAAPPALRGRSLDSLKPPEMRCRRLRPPPSPTTPSEQPRAASSGRCPRGCICSPDFHHGSCENRDLREIPWDFPGDTRLLDLRRNTFRTVPPDAFPGLKELVSLHLQSCGIRVLQPGALRGLESLVYLYLTNNSLSTLAAAVFEGAPQLAYLDLDHNAFTRVPVGAFQLLPSLISLHLQHNAITELAEGDLAGAKGLRWLYLAGNAIRHIAPAALAPTKMLEKLQLEGNHLVEVPTAALQGLPALSELKLSQNPIKRMGDGVFLPLASSLQHLYLDNMGLEQIAPRAFAGLGPKIRSLYLESNKMSNIPNMSNFTGLEILNLQDVPFHCDCQLLPLHRWINTLNLRVGATCESPAEARGLKVKLSTTFQTCPGWGRGEAGEANPEKTTAASKASKKKRSEKSPVRGFSKSRI; the protein is encoded by the exons ATGAGGCTGTCCTGGGGGTTCCTCTGGCTCgcagcagccctgggtgggGCAGCTGCCGCCCGCTGCCCTGCACGCTGCGTCTGCGACAACTTCCGTGCCCATGTCCTGTGCCTCAATGGGAGCCTGGTGGCCATCCCTGACACCATTCCAGAG CTCACCAAAAAACTGGATCTTCGGGGCAACAGTTTCACAGTCATCCCATCAAGAGCCTTCCTTGCCACCCCCTACCTCACACACTTAGACTTGCAGCACTGCAAGGTGGAGAGGCTGGAGGAAGGGGCTTTCCGAGGCCTGGGGAGGCTGGTCTACCTTAACCTGGCCTCCAACAGCATAGCCCTCCTCTACCAGGAATCCCTGGATGGGCTGtcctccctccagcagctcatCCTCGAGGGGAACCGCATTGAGGAGATCCAACCAGGTGCTTTTGGCCATCTAGGGTCCCTCACTGTCCTTGACCTGAGGGCGAATGCCTTGGTCTACCTCCCAGACATGGTATTCCAGGGTCTGCAGGTGCTTAGGTGGCTCCGGCTGTCCCACAATGCCCTCCATGTGCTGGGCAACGAGGCAtttgctgccctccctgctctgcgTAGGCTGAGCCTGGACCACAATGAGCTGCAGGCCTTGCCTGGTGAGGCCCTGGCCAGGCTAGACGGTGCTACTCGACTGGACCTGGGCCACAACCCCATCACCTATGTGGCTGAGGAGGCCCTGGCCATGGCCTCGCTGAGGCACCTCTTCCTGGACCATGCCTCTCTCCAGGACGTGGCACCGGATGCCTTCGCCCGCAGCCCCCAGCTGCGCATGCTGGACCTGCGTGAAAAccagctgcaggggctgccacccctggctggggctggggggctggcaAGGGTCAGCCTGGATGGGaatcctctgctctgctcctgcctcctgcgCCCCTTCCACAACTGGCTGGCGAGGGCGCGGGTGCAGGCGGAGGGTGCCTGTGCTGCGCCCCCCGCCCTCCGTGGCCGGTCCCTCGACTCCCTGAAGCCCCCTGAGATGAGATGCCGTCGCCTCCggcccccccccagccccaccacgcCGTCAGAGCAGCCAAGGGCAGCCAGCAGTGGGCGGTGCCCCCGGGGTTGCATCTGCTCCCCCGATTTCCATCATGGGTCCTGTGAGAACAGGGATCTGCGGGAGATCCCCTGGGacttccctggggacacccGCCTTCTCGACCTGCGCCGAAACACCTTCAGGACAGTGCCACCAGATGCCTTCCCTGGCCTGAAGGAGCTGGTGTCCctccacctgcagagctgcgGCATCAGggtgctgcagcctggggcaCTGCGGGGGCTGGAGAGCCTGGTCTACCTGTACCTCACCAATAACAGCCTCTCCACCTTGGCAGCTGCTGTCTTTGAGGGGGCCCCACAGCTGGCCTACCTTGACCTGGACCACAATGCCTTCACCCGTGTGCCTGTGGGCGCCTTCCAGCTTCTGCCCAGCCTCATTTCCCTCCACCTGCAGCACAACGCCATCACAGAGCTGGCGGAGGGCGACCTGGCCGGGGCCAAGGGGTTACGCTGGCTCTACCTTGCTGGGAATGCCATTAGGCACattgctcctgctgccctggctcccaCCAAGAtgctggagaagctgcagctggagggaaaCCACCTGGTGGAGGTGcccactgcagccctgcagggcctgCCAGCCCTAAGCGAGCTGAAGCTGTCCCAAAACCCCATCAAGCGCATGGGGGACGGAGTCTTCCTGCCACTGGCCTCCAGTCTGCAGCACCTCTACCTGGACAACATGGGCCTAGAGCAG ATTGCCCCTCGTGCCTTTGCTGGCCTTGGTCCCAAGATCAGGAGCCTCTACCTGGAGAGCAACAAAATGAGCAACATCCCCAATATGAGCAACTTCACAGGGCTGGAGATCCTCAACCTGCAGGATGTGCCCTTCCACTGTGActgccagctccttcccctgcacag GTGGATCAACACACTCAACCTCCGTGTAGGTGCCACCTGTGAGTCCCCTGCAGAAGCTCGGGGGCTGAAGGTAAAGCTTTCCACCACTTTCCAAACTTGTCCTGGCTGGGGCCGAGGCGAGGCTGGGGAAGCCAATCCTGAGAAGACCACAGCTGCAAGCAAGGCCAGCAAGAAAAAGAGATCAGAAAAATCTCCAGTAAGAGGCTTCAGTAAGAGCAGAATTTAG